TCAGCTCTACTACAGACTTTTCTAGCACTGATACCGAAACTGTTACTAATCCAGGTAGTACCACTTTGATAGAGTCCAGCACAGCAGATTTAATCACAAGCACAACAGGTACAACAGATTCAACCACAAGCACAACAGGTACAATAACAAGTACAACAGATTCAACCACTAGCATGACAAGTGCAACAGATTCAACCACAAGCACAACAGGTACAATAACAAGTacaacagattcagccacaagcACGACAAGAACATCAAATTCAACCACTAGCACAACAGGTACAATAACAAGTACAATAAATTCAACCACAAGAACAACAGGTGCAAATACAAATGCAACAGCTGTAATCACAAACTCCACTTCTACAGTATACACATCTACATCCAGCATTACCCCTACAACTACACCTCTCTATCCTTCATGTAGTATTGTTACCAACAACGTCGTTCCAAACAATTTCCAACTAACCGTTTCTCCGGATGTGCTCAGTAGCAACAGCGTTTACACGGGTAAGCTGCATTATAATTTTACATATCTGTTTTAAAAAGCTGCTGATCTTAAAAGCTGAATTGACATAATTACTCTGGAATAATTATTATGTCCTATATAATGTGCATTATGGTAATGACATGTTACATTTTATGTTTATGAAGTAGCAATGAAGCAGTACAGATGACCCAGTGTTATCCCAAAATGGAAGTGGGCTTATCTTAAACCATCTTGCTTTAATAGCACCTAGAAAAGCAATCGAGTTTCCTTTCCATTTTCGAGAATGCCTTTGTGCACTGATTTGTAATTTCCCATTCAATTGAATTTTTATAGTCTATGATTAGAGCTGGGATGAAAATGGtcagttcattctgctgtgtggtgtggttggacAATGCCCGGGAAAATATAAGGCCAAATTAGAAACGTGAATTGAGCAAAAAATGTTGTCCAAATGTGAATATGTAACTGAGAGGTTCACTAATTTCTTGTTAACTCTACAGACTGCTGTTTAAGGATTGAAAGTATGCTGTAAAAAAGTTTATTTGCTATTTTTTAGTGCAATCCATCAAACTAATGGGGTTCAATAAGTGAAtttcttactttttcttttacaacATTACCTCTTTTAGGCAACAAGAAACATTTGGTGAAAGCAGGGTTTATTTCTACCAAGTAGCATGATCCAGCGCTTGTCTAAAAAATTCACATAGGTTTCTATGTGAATATAGGGTGGCAGAAGACAGTCAGCACAATTAACACTCTCTGTGATGCCTGATAGTGTTTGTTGGCTGGGATAAACACAAGTTGACAGA
Above is a genomic segment from Mixophyes fleayi isolate aMixFle1 chromosome 11, aMixFle1.hap1, whole genome shotgun sequence containing:
- the LOC142106631 gene encoding uncharacterized protein LOC142106631 gives rise to the protein MTLIFALFLLLIPLVAFSSTTDFSSTDTETVTNPGSTTLIESSTADLITSTTGTTDSTTSTTGTITSTTDSTTSMTSATDSTTSTTGTITSTTDSATSTTRTSNSTTSTTGTITSTINSTTRTTGANTNATAVITNSTSTVYTSTSSITPTTTPLYPSCSIVTNNVVPNNFQLTVSPDVLSSNSVYTVKVNGSGNATIILQAKSGTSFVGNWSNGNHTCSGGSPLFEMWLDPNNAILFAYWTSPSSLNPVEISAYIKVNDTSKLTKMLTAATTNAPPVTTNKAGSTNRPISVCMDLTKALIMIIITTKLLS